Within Topomyia yanbarensis strain Yona2022 chromosome 2, ASM3024719v1, whole genome shotgun sequence, the genomic segment ATACGGCTTCTCGCCGCTGTGCACTCTCCGGTGAATAATCAATTTGCCCGAAGAGTAGAATGCTTTTTCGCATTCAGGACACCGAAACGGACGATCGTTATTGTGCGATCGGAAATGAACGGTTCTCGAGTAATGTGTCCGGAAGCGCTTCGGACACTCTGAACATGCGTAGGGTCGTTCGCCCGTGTGGAAGCGAATGTGGTTCTTTAGATTGCCACTCTCGGCAAAACCTGAAAAAGATTtgaattttagttttaccagTACATGCCTACTTCGCACCTTACCTTTGCCACACTGCGGGCACACGAACGGTTTAACTCCAACGTGGGTCCTCTCGTGGGCGGTTAAATTCCCCCGCTGGTGGAATCGCATTTCGCAATATTGGCATTTGTACCGTTTCACTGCTGAGTGAATTCGAATGTGACTTCGAAGACCAACTTTATCCTTGAATGTACTCTCACACTGGGGGCACTTGTACGGTTTCGGCTCCGATATATGGGAAGCCTCGTGCTCATATTTCTCATTCAGCCCGGTGAACTCTTGAAAGCAGTACCAGCACATCAGATTATGGACTGTCGGCAGAGTGGCCAATGCTCCGGAACCTAGTTGTTCGCTATCATCAGTCGATTCGACCGCCGGATGGCAGGTTCTGATGTGCTTTTGTAGCGTAGTAGTCTTGGAGAAAGACTTACTACAATCGTCACATCGGATCGGTTCAACTTCAAATTGTTTCACCATTTTACCTTCGACATCGTCTACGCTTTGATCTGGCATTACACTAGTCCGTTGTTGGCTGTCTAGCATCGGAACAGATATGTTAATTTGTCCCACTTCCTGTAACTCAGTAAGTTCTATTTTGATTTCTTCGACATCGCTATTCCCTTCCAGCTCTGAATCGGTTTCATTCGACACATCCGTTCCGATGATCAAATGTTCTTCCAAAAGGTCAACTTCGCCAGTGCATGTGGTAGAGATTTCAACGTTTGAAGTTTGCTGTTCGGTTTGCATCGGTGGTTTGTGTACTGGCACTTCGAGTTCAACCGTCAGCTCTTCGGAGTGGTTCCGGTTGCTATCGCCATTTCTGGATGGTGAAGGTCGGCTTATCCGAAGGATGTTGTTCTGAATGCACTTTTGCTTGAATAAATGGGCAGCTTTTAGTTCATCGTAGCACGGAATGCATAGTAGATCCTCGTTTTCAACCTGTTGGGAATGAATTATGATATGGAATATGTGGATGTGGTGGTTGTTTATAGGTAGGTACCGACCTCGATTCCCGTGACAGAAGTGAACATCTGGTCCAATCCGTTTGGATGCTGGTATATTGCCACCATACCGGAACCACGCGTCCGGCATGCTACACAGAAGGCGTTCATATTTGAAAATTGTGTACCATTGAATATTTAGCTGCTTATAATATATTAAAATCCTTTATGGATGAAACAGTATAGAAAAAACAATAGTATGGTTAGAGGAAGGTTGTTGATAAACAAAAATAGCACTGAAACAAATAATATAAGCACCGTTTACACTATCGACCAGGGTGGCCAGAAAGAATTTCTTAATGTCGGTTCACTctaagagaagacaatcgcgtagccaaataataggtttgttccagtacacggaagtcactccggagtaaacaggagcaacaaatctttgctcctttttactccggtttgctaccagaagaagagaagaagagagtacaggaacgattttctccgaagtacttccagtttctcctggtactggaacagacctaatatgatccagtcctaacctcaatattgaaccagcttctgattggtcgttttgccagtcaagagcgttcataatattttcaaacgggatgaaaaacagtgctgctgaatttattttggctacttttcatatacatgaacatttcatgcaaattgaataacgtgtattgttaagagagacacaaataaacataaatttcaatttttaaatgcggCTAGTATTGTGAATATTCTTGACTgagggtcgatatttgaggtacaattattttcagcaattgtgaaaatcatgcaaatggaatctggcaacgatggatgcttgttgtctttggaattacgacagggtttgatagataaaattaagaagagcaagaagcctgttgtcgtctcttctcttagggttcacttgacagcgacctcctatacttaacccttaaatgcggaatgttgttttaaaacaacattgtgaaaaccatctcaaaattatcatagtgacgtattaaaactgtgagacaattttcagaaaattaaaaaaaaatgctttgcgcctttaagagttaaataaataccatttcaGAAATCTTTAGAACcatttcaaaattattcatataaTAATCACCATATTTGAAACACTACTGATATATTCCACCATTATAATTAacaacaaacatatgattacgacttaaggttggacagagaatgggcaaaaatcgaaaacgaaaaaagcagtttttttccacaccgtatcttagatcttcataaaaatcaatcagcttatgtagaatgttgttacagtactgctgattgatttttatgaagatctaagatacggtgtggaaaaaactgcttttttcgttttcgatttttgtcaattctctgttcaaccttaaaagccaactgtcaaaattctttttgaaaataaatttcgaacAAACCGTTATTCGCCactcacagatgttggtagtaaacaaaagagaaaagttttctctttcattaactgctatgaactgtgtttagcgggtaacggtttgtccggaatttcctttcaaagagaattttgacggctggcttttaagccgtaatcatatgtttgtcgagaattcaaCTATTACACTACCATACTtattttagttaccatttccaataccttccgtgtatccCACATATTAAAGATTTGTATACTAGACTACATCGTACTTTTGCGCCAGAGGTTAATaaagtcgtgattcgctggttggacactttttatctggaccgctttttagttggacctccgctagttggactattgtccaactaaaaagcatctgaatgtcaaaatcttatatcaaatttactttgacaatcaatctaaCAATTATTGGAGATGTGAATAGACGTAAtgacactactaacgtctccttcggagagtttttgacatctctcagtcggtccaactaacgaatcaaattcgttagttggacggAGGTGTGGTCcagccagcgaatcacgactgtattgctCTGGTGGTCTTTGTTATACGTATATCTGTTTACGGTGTTCCAAAAATCTAGCTTAACATGATAAAAAATGCTTGTCTTATAATATTACGGTGATAGCTCAGTTCGATAAAGCGACAGTCCACTTAGTGTCAACAAAGGCTCCAACGAAGGCCAACGACTAACGGAAGTCATCGTTATACAAGCCCACAACACTCCTTCctgataacgtttaaaactttggccataacggaaagctacgctatggaagacaacatgcaatacgtcgttgagcatgataatgttaggaccaagatacccgtttatattgacaatgataagattgatatgcgtctgcacgatctatacctgggtactattaataaatttattacaaccatcatgtcggaatacgtaacgGTGGAATTCTTTAAGTTTGAAGCCCGGAGAATTTTTTTCtaggtatttccaacggtgttcgtttcgtgagaatgcgagtaACGAAACCTATTCCTTTATATCTGAACTTACAATTCAAAGCAAAAAgcgtgaccaaatctcaaatcacgctgtgcacgtatGAAGCACAGACTCCAGCGTGCCCTACGTTGTTACACAAGAAGACCCACTACGAGAAACCttgtacacaaacctctaactactcaaaccaggtaatcgtgaaagcccatacaacatCAACAGCGAAGATAGCATAAACgaaagcggactaagtgatccctaagcaacaagaggcaatgaagtaaatggattttcaacaagaaataagatttgttttttttgtgtttcgaattcatctcgttagtaactagcaccatctgggtgtctagtgtAGACGAttaacagttcacacgacatatgtgaacgcctaaagccacatgtcccgagttttgtcccgggaagcaaatatagcgctttctcgtcagcaaaccagaagCACCAACCGAAGCATTCATTTGATATGTGGACAGTTCTAAGACAGAagctggcatcttctacattttcgagcataagtgaactgcataatctatatatGGTGCACATTTGCTCAATAATTCCTCTCCTAGGtagaatagaaacaaaattcaatttgctcctgaaaccgaacatgtccgaacctgaatgcactgtgtcgggagaacgaatgatgagggaaacgaaccaaacatttcattcattgcgacgggcatgaattgaattttgttttctttcaagttcacacagggattttttttcaagctcTGGCCCAAACTAATATTATGTATACCAAGCTATCCGCCAATTTTCATATAACTATCGATAATACGGAGAaacggtaggttttgcagctctAAGATCGAGAGATAAtagttgtcattggagattgccagacatagcgcagggaagctatttgggatcgctgatgtttctgatttacgtcaatGTCGTGTTATTAGTACTGAAAAATCCTCGCCGGTCCTGCACAGACTATCTcagcatgaaacgtttgctgatggtggtgtagcaagtactgcctttgtgtaaatccgaaaaagttcTTGGTGATCGAATTCAGACGAAAGACGGCAGAGCTATTTCTCCTAGACTtccagaacttttttactgccgaagctctgcctgccTGACCCCAGAACCttttaactgccgaaaacattCGAAGAAGGCAGTGTCGATTGAGGTAACGAGGGGAagcagtaccctttcgactgtcctggtatTTTACTCGTCTGCTATCGTCACCCTATTTGTctgtgtcattccaaacgagtcaaatccatgtattttgagaggtcgtatgttcccggtcagcgtggcaagcagaaagtcagcaaaagttgagcaaagcgaaattgatgctggcagagtttctgcgagcattttgcgcgatttgtgcgagaattctggcaacgaattcgctcaaatgcaacaaccgtttctgacagaaacggttaaaccaaccgatgctgctcacttttatccacaaTCCACCCaaaaatgtacggccaagatctctgcacgtttcctgccacatctttgtcagatgctttgctcgattcgtgctaaattctatcaggtaggaattgccaggatctttgtaCAGTTTATgcccgagttatgccagggttttgctcggttcctgtcaaaatttgccagaaaacgtgagcgaaaccgagttcgccctagctcaactaacccgacagggtacgcgcagaaatctgacagggctgccaaaccaagacttacagaaatctagcagggcggtctctgccagaaaatttgttcaCTGggaataagtgcgaaagcgacgcacaactcaaaattACCTCGCCAGCatgtattctggttgcagttgaaaatcgaaatattgaacttgcgccttttgtttttttccctatttgcaGAGTTGGCACCTaatgcgcatcttgtgtacatgttagagaatcaagTTGCGCATCATCTACACCATATGCGCTTTAGTTGCGTACTCCGAAAATAAGAGAAAAACCGAAAGGCGCAAGTttactatttcgattttcaactgcaaccagaatatgtATTATCGTTACAGTTGAAACCTGTATAATCCATCCAGCGACAATCGTTTTTTATCTTGTTTAGTGCCAATCCATGATGTCGGAAGCAGTGCGCTGTAtagcgcatcattgtacgaatacagcgcactacttccgacgtgatttcattgtttagaaccagagaaaataTGATTGTCGctgcccgaatagaaatgcacaacagtattacagcattttttattgttacattacaaCGAAAAACAACACATTTGTTGTTTCTACAACCAATTTCATTGTACACCTgatttttacatggaaaaaggGGGGTCGTTAAGCgatgtaacaatgaaaaaacttatcttttcccatacattctgaaatcaaaaacatcgatttacATTGTTTTTCCGTTGTAGATTTTGGAGGCATGAAGGACTGCATCATAAATACATTGATGTTACaagaaaagttgttgttaacaaataaaacttttgtaaaTTCAACGTTTCTACGATCAATTTCGATATTACTTTCTGTTCGAGTGgctggattttccagttttcaaatgCAACCAGAACAAACGCGCCTAGCCGCCTTTTTGTTCACTGGGGACAAACAGTGTAATACCGGCTTAACAATATTATAGAAAATTCAATCTGGTTACCCTGGTTGTAATCTCGCGAGGCCTTTTTGTTGTTCACGGTTCACGTGGTTCTCACACTTCAACTTCAGCATCACTCACATCAGTCACATCTTTTCTCATTGTCAAATCGTTCTTCAAGCAGCGTGGTCGTTCGGTAGCTTCTCGGTTCGTACGGATTGGACGGTTGTACAAGAAACGAATACCTCCTAGTGGCAACAGTCTAGTATCTTGTGTACATCCCACGAAATCTTCCCGAAGTAACTTGCACAACTAAAATGGTAAGTGTATCTCTTTACACATATCGAATTAAGACTAGGGTCCATAATGTGAAGTATGATGAAATTGTACGTAAGGTCCATTTGTTAGCGAATTAATGAAGATGATATTTTTGTaaagagatttatttgttatatCAATAGTTCAACAAGAACATTCGAGATGaaactcattttatttttaaaacggTTTATTGCACTTCACATGTTCCATCTTTCAACATGATTACATAACAACGCCGGTTCATGTTTCTCGCTTCAGCGACATTCTCGAAAGATCCTCTGTTAGGTTTGAGGTTATGACACATACGAATATTTCCATAATTGCTTCCAGGCCACCAAACGTCTGATTCCCTTGTTGGACCGTGTCCTGATCCAACGTGCAGAAGCACTGACAAAAACTAAGGGCGGAATTGTGCTCCCCGAGAAGGCACAATCGAAAGTACTGGAAGGAACGGTAATTGCTGTAGGACCAGGAGGACGCAATACACAAACCGGGCAGCACGTTCCGCTGGGTGTTAGTGTTGGTGAAAAGGTCTTGCTGCCTGAGTACGGTGGTACCAAGGTTGATCTGGGCGACAGCAAAGAGTACCATCTCTTCCGGGAGTCGGATATCTTGGCTAAAATAGATCAATAGGAGGAACAGAGCCGTCAACCCGGACCAAAATCGATTCGCGTTAGAAATCCGGCGAGAAAGGGGGAACTGGTTGAGATTCGGCTCTAACAGCGACAGTTGACTATGTAAGCAAACCAAACATCATCCATCTGTTAGGATTTAAGAATCTGTTAGAGACGACTTTGCTAGTAATATTCGTTCCGTGTGTAAATGAGGATTATATTTTGAGCGCTGAAACATGTGTGACTCGCATTTAAATCACCTAGGCGACGTGTTTCGGGGTTTTACGAACAGAAGAACCGATCGTGTGGACCACCAAAGTTTGTCGATCGAACTTTGCTGCTCCTGCCATGATTGAACGCTCCCTAGAGGTGTTTCAAAACTTGCTAGGTTACTGATAGGGAGGGAAGTTTCTGGCCTCGGAGAACAAGAATGATTGGGACGAGAGAAGATTCAAACGAGTACGTGTGCGTGTGTGGCTATTATTACTGATAAGGGTACGATTCATCGAGTTTATTTTCCGTTaaataaaacgtaaaaaaaatcttcattgttTTGATGCTGTTAtccgaaaaaaaatatcaaaaaaatgttGCCTTTGAGATTAGGAAACTtccttaaaaataatttgtaaaCCGGAAGCATTTTTTTTCGAAGTGAATGAAGAATGTAAATTCCAATTCGATTGTATTCCTTAACGTAGTTAAGCTTTATTAACTTCGCAGCATATAACGACTATGCGTTTGTTTATACAAAAGAAACtaacaaaatgcaaaaataatatCGTGTACTGCGCACATAGTTTTAACGAAATAAGACGTATAGCAATTCTATTTTCATTGCCTTTTTCACTTTTGAAGCGTGGTTGTTCTTTTTAATAAGAAATCGTAGCATTTGCCACAACCATCAACAGTTTACTTGATACTACACTCTTTCAACGTACTGGTAATTTTGTCTCCATTCAGGGTTAGTAGAGCAAAATCCTTCCATAGAGCTTCGCCGTCGGCATTGATCTTCAGCTCGGCCTGAATCTTATCCCAAACCTGGAAATGCATATAATATTTGAACAATTTCTACAATCGCTATAAACCAATTCAAGCAAACCTTTTTCTTCGGATTTAGCTGTGCAATTTCAGCTTTGGTGTTATCGAAACCTTCCGCGATGATGCGATCCCCCAGCTTT encodes:
- the LOC131685337 gene encoding zinc finger protein 771-like, giving the protein MNAFCVACRTRGSGMVAIYQHPNGLDQMFTSVTGIEVENEDLLCIPCYDELKAAHLFKQKCIQNNILRISRPSPSRNGDSNRNHSEELTVELEVPVHKPPMQTEQQTSNVEISTTCTGEVDLLEEHLIIGTDVSNETDSELEGNSDVEEIKIELTELQEVGQINISVPMLDSQQRTSVMPDQSVDDVEGKMVKQFEVEPIRCDDCSKSFSKTTTLQKHIRTCHPAVESTDDSEQLGSGALATLPTVHNLMCWYCFQEFTGLNEKYEHEASHISEPKPYKCPQCESTFKDKVGLRSHIRIHSAVKRYKCQYCEMRFHQRGNLTAHERTHVGVKPFVCPQCGKGFAESGNLKNHIRFHTGERPYACSECPKRFRTHYSRTVHFRSHNNDRPFRCPECEKAFYSSGKLIIHRRVHSGEKPYQCNACPAKFADSSGLRRHSKTH
- the LOC131685341 gene encoding 10 kDa heat shock protein, mitochondrial, with product MATKRLIPLLDRVLIQRAEALTKTKGGIVLPEKAQSKVLEGTVIAVGPGGRNTQTGQHVPLGVSVGEKVLLPEYGGTKVDLGDSKEYHLFRESDILAKIDQ